DNA from Branchiostoma floridae strain S238N-H82 chromosome 15, Bfl_VNyyK, whole genome shotgun sequence:
CTTCCATCCtagtttttgacgacgcctcaggggagtcgtcaagtggtatatattgcattcagtctgcaaaaattctaggaattgcacaggaatttttccacaggaatgcagtattctgggtatgcaagccctccccccaaatctgttccagatgtatctctggtatgcaatggtggaatgtaggtcacacttgctccctggaggaatttgtcctttgaaactagacagggaatATACCGATGTATATACCGATCTATCTCTTTTAATGTATTCAATTTTTAAATGTGTATGGTAAAATGAATTATACTGTCTCACAGACTCTCGACAATAATGTGTAAAGTTTGATGAATCAATTGGTTGTTAGTGGACACTTGAAGTCTGTGAATTTGTTGCATAATTCAGCCCGTTTTGGGGCTACGAAGCACATCTTTTGAATAAAGTATGTATGTGTTATGTGTTtagggaaactctgcacaatggatcacgttgtcttggttgttacctgcatgtatgcaggtatggttttgatgctggtggaaacttttcggtagccggggatgtagggcgctgtatctcgtgaacggatggtgcgagcacgacgatttttggtacgtgggttgggggtggtagcctgacactcaggtgtgattttgggcctcctggcgcttgaccttgacattgaaggtggcatttttggtgttttgggggcacttttggcgctgtgtgtccggaacgatacgcgcgattgcgacgatttttggtgcatgggtggggggttgttgcctgttgcctaggattgactttgggccttgtcgcgtttgaacttgacccggcaggtcgaattttgtgtccgggaggggtgtttccggagttatatcttctgaacggctggtgctggcgcaatgatatttggcacatgtgtcggcggtggctgaataatgctcaattttgattttggcgcccttggtgcttgaacttgacattttaggttaccttttgtgcgggcacggggcgtgcgctgtatctccggaacgcaaggtgccattgtgttgccatttggtacgtgagttgtttgtggtgtcctggtggtcaggtttgattttgggcctcctagtgcttgaacttgatactgtataggttgaccctgttttagtgtggttggggcatcctcccaatatctgcttggttttaaaaacagattatggttgggtgtagaaccatcatctggcctgggccaccttcaatgtatcaggttacttagtggcactgacagtttgccagatgacgggagtgtgccagattatatatctgttggtcaggtataattggagtttgcttattactctttgtggtgtttctagagctgtatagtactgagttttaagttccggtacaagttcctttaccctgttggcaatcatggttgaacttgaacttaaacagaagaagatgcaattttctaatgtggaggagaactgtatagagtgtgggcataagagaaaggtatgtgtatgatttgtcctgtgtttctttttgtttctttggtaatgccatttccatactgtatacaggtaatttgttgttttgggctagtcatattcgcttggtttttgggcctgcttaatctatggtacaggcagggttaagtggtggaggcttagctttgttctgttttgaattcagtatcgtttgttgcattttgtcgcggcaaatatatgatgaaattccccttctaagcaactgctcattggtttgcggggatgtttgctgggtgtttgctctgactacaacagcttctgaacttttcaaagcttccattgccagcagcttgccatctataaatgggattgacaaggacatttttcatagtaaattgtgctgttaaatttggcttagatactacaggagatttaggtttgggttggatggattgaatgaaaatatcataccaccctggggactaactgttgctgctgcatgggggctaccactattcatattgtctaatgtctatggaactacagataaaagtatcattggtcaaattatgcgagtaacattccgatgtcaagtgaataacaccccagaaataaatctttaatgaatatcattggaagaacacaaaccaaggagacttagcagctgcattaggtcagtacattgaaataggaagatattagtatatcatgtgacagagtaactacatgtgcatgggccatctgagacaaaaaaaggtagcgtctcaacaacttcaaagtactgtggttggttacatacttaagaaatccaaaataagtaatgttcatccatgtccaaacttacaaattcagaaaatggaatttcagagtcagacttttgcatggtgcacaaccaacacggtaaaaagctcatttttccaaccacgtaccacagacaaaaaggcaaaaatacacaataggtctacagaaacccaatacatttcatgcaggcctgaggtctacgaactcttgttatgttttgttatgaaggatacattttgttttctagagcttgttcaagccatacgccacaggcaggcaggaaatacttcatatagagGTCATGATCTTGAACGATGGCACCCAATGGGtatcatattcagagccaaatataattgttcaaggcctattatacctatccaaggactggaatattacgaagtaggacagccatgtgggttaggtgcaagaaagtcattcaaggacggaagtgctggaaacagttggttcttccttattttttaATCTCCAGTACACACTGTagtgctggctgtaggtttgggttactggcagaccattgtgctgcaccggggatagtacatttctgctagctgtaggtttatgttacaggtgggctcgtatattgtgccagggatagtgcgacagggaagttccagtctatttctgatttgagctgtattgttgttcccctcaatcgtcgtcatggcaataatatttttattgccagtcttgttatcCGTGCGCACCGACCGCGCGATGATGTGCGAACATTTTGCTTTTGGAACGTCTACAGGTACACTTAAACTGCTGATTTTGTTCCCCAGGGTAAAAACGTTAAGGGAGTTCTCCCACTGTGACCTGTCTAGCAGTTTGAAtggcgaactagcgttaaccCCAATAAATACTAGACTACATAAACACATAAAAACCCTGCAGTGTCTGTCATAACCAAAAGTGGGGACAGATTAACATAAAAGTACTGGTCAGAATACAAATTTTCTACATTGGGGCATGGATCtcataggaacattatcaaacTATGCAGAATTGCCCACATAACTGTAACTAAGAGATATACATCATCCAAGGAAGTGAAACATCCTTCCATaatcaatacaatgtattatctgATTTCTCCAGCCGGTTCTCTTTCTTCATTTCGCGAAGACAGTAGTCCACAGGCAAAATAACGAATAAGAAATAATGCCAAGTACATGTGATACCAAATACTTCTTCATCCCAACGGCGAactgcaaagaaagaaagacatgcGTGTACGTGAATAGTTTCACAAAGTTGGTAAATCACTGGGTATTCAGGCTATTTATACACCGTCACTAACATTTTCCTGTGCACGTTTGGGTAGTCATGCAAGTGGCGTTTAATCCAGGGGAAAGGCAGCAGAAGGATTATCTAAACGGTGACATGTGTTGTAGATTGTACGTTAATGGACAGGTACCGAAATGCTTCTCACCCTAAAGGCCAATTGCTAGAAGGAAGAGCAAGACAAGGAATACGGAAATCAGAGTCTGGTCAAGTCTTACACCCACGAACTTCTTATATCGATTTTTCAGCGACCGCCACGAGAAAGTCTGGCATGATTTGGAAAGTGTTGGTGCGATGAAAGCAGGATTTAGTGGGGAATGTCTGCATAGCATTACACATTAATCGCCAGTGAAGCTacgggcacaacccgccgttcGTGATTGTTGTCTGTACGTTTTCTTTTAGGCCACTTCCGCCATGTTTTCCCGAAAACGTTGGgaagaaccaaggaggttttacctCTTGATAAAACCTTGGAAGGACTGTTTTAATTTAGctttaagcattgccaggaacccccATTCAGTCCATCtgttcagactggacagggttttccaccccatttccctgtctggactggacagggttttccgaaaacccgCATAGCTCCAGAACTTTTATTCCTAaattggttttgttttgttttgtttaaccTGTAAATCTATAAAAGACAAACAAGGACATCAAAAGACACcaagcgtaaaaagattcattttttATCGATGAAGTTCGATGAGCGCTCTGTAAAATCGCCTGACTGCAGCGATACCGACAACGTGTCGCAGCTTCTGTAAGATACTCACTCTGTGGTGAAAGAAAAGTTGATACAGTATCTTCTCCATGGAGAAGTGAATGTTTCACCGTCTACCTTAGCCCTGTGATTTGAATGCACACGTGTGCCGCCTGGAGTCAGACCGTGAAAAGCGCTAACACAGACTGAGGTGTGCCTGCGCCGCTCGATAACCAGCGCTAGGTGATCAAGTTGAATACTCATGGAAAAGATTCAGAGTTCAGTGACACTAGCTAGTACTGTCAGCTTGGGAGCTGGCAGCGACGTTGATGTGTGTGGATATCGGCCCTCTCAGCCCTCGCGAGTGCCTGTTGTAGATAGACACACCTGGTTCTCTCAAGCGAGCGAGGATTTGGATGAGCGAGCATTACGGTTGGTCTGTAAATGCTGCGTGATCGATTGGCAGTAGCGTGAATATTCTCGTAATGCCATGGCCTATTATGGGGGTCACACCAGTCGGGGGTGAGGATTCCCATGGAGTTTTCTGATACTGAAAGCATTCTACTTTATACTGCATAGAGCTGCCCCACAGCCTTCTTCGAGTTCCTGTAATAGTACAGACTCTGTATCGCTGCTGAGCGCTGTTAACGCTTAGCATATTATGGAGAGAGAAACTCAGGAAAAGTTTGCACACTTTGAGTTGAAATTGCGCTATGACAGAGCCGCTGTGTATGACCTTAGCTTCGTCGTAGTATCGATTGATGACCATATCATGCCTGTCTTTAGATGAAACATGTCTTTCCCTAAGTGGTTGTGGGTGGCGCCAGTTTTCAACCATGCGCTGGCAGATTTCCAAAGCGTTTTCAAACACGGCTTCTAACTTTTCATTCGCGCAAAAGGACCCAAAAGTTTACGGGAGGCTTTCGATAGCTTCTCTATGCAATTACACATCGGGAGGGAAAAGGACGATTTCTTGCATCTAGGTATTCTACAGATCATTAGACGCCACGTTGTCGTAGGACTGAGCCATGCCGACATCGTGGAGAAGCTTTTGTGACAAACGATTGGAATATCTGCGAACATAAACTCTGGGATGGTGTCTGCAAAATACATGAACTAGTGAATAATTGACTTTGGGCGCATCTCATAGGCATATATACAAAGTACTATATAATCTACACAACTCTCTGCTTGATGTGGGTCAACAGGGCGGCTATTCCTTGGGTACTGTCGGCGAAAGTAGATTCGAGGCTTAAAACGCCCCAGCTCTATGGGGAAATATGATGTATCGATTTTAATATTCTTATACTATAGCCATGTGAAGTTTTATCAACCAACTGCATACATGGTCTCTCCCCTTATTCCCGTTATGTCTTTGATCAAGGAGCTGTCATCAGTTTATGAAGTAGACTTTCATCAATTGATGAAAGCGCCCTGCTTTGATACAGGAGTTAAGTGACATCTGTCTGATTGCCCTTATCACACACACCTGCGAAACTCGTAGTCTCAACAGGACTACCTGGGTTCCtagaaaatagaagaaattggcaAAATAGGCGGAATAATTTGTCAGACGAGTAAGCCGGTCAATCAGGTGCACACAGGCTGGCCTGGGTTAACTTCTTTGGCAAACAATGGCGCCTTTTTGGCCAATTTGGCCAGCAACTCAAAGTCTTTCCTGTGGCGAACCGTAATTCGCGGCGCTTTGTATCAAAGTGGTCTAATATAAATTGTGGTGGCTTGGTCGATCGAGTCGAGTCTATCGTAGTCTCCTCATTATCGTAGTctacacattttatttccaagtgttcatttaatcaaaccgaaagaatcaatTTGTTTAAAGAAGTCATAATGACATaccccaacttccccacattcaaagacgaacagaaagccactttcctctTAGAATCACAGAAttcacaaattgtagaaaaggtggagacttttcttccttctctgcttccaaaaaaagaagtcaaccccAACCTATtaagaaatagccaacactagttacgagtagtctctttttacaataatatttatccctatccattgtcacatgtatgtccccTTTGTTTCTACTATgtaattgcaattagcctccggttATGAACTTGCAACTAAAACTTTCGATAAAATTATTAGACTCTCTGCCTTGAGGATGGTACTCGAACAGTTGGGATTCTGTTCTAGGAAGTACtacaaaaggggaaatgttcgcagtggtttaatatTCGCGCTTTTCACTGGACCTCCTCACCGCGAACATTCTCCCTTTCACAGTAAAACGCTGCATGTATATGCCAATTTTAACCGCGAACGTAGGGGCCTTAGGGAAATTACAAAAGGATGTACTATGGGAAACATGAAGAGGGATTCTCGTAAACTAGTGAACTCAACACATATAGTCAGGAATAGGTCTTACACGTAGCATGTTTTAGATGAATAGAGATCTGTTTATTTTGCGCCTGGAAAAGCTGGCATGAATTCGATTCTTGACCTCTCTGTGACCGCTGTTGAAACCTGACAAGGGTTTTCCCACTGAACTACTGCTGAAGGTAGATTATACTGTAGCAAATGCAGAAATGATTCAGAAATATCAATTCACGAACATACTCGCTACACTCCATGATTATGTACTGAATATACTACTACCAAGTACCAACTGAACGGAAACATATGTGTTACATTCTGTTGACAAAAAACGTTGACCTCAACAAATACATATACACGTAAACCTACAGATATTTGTACTTGATAAACTCACCACAAAATCATGACTTCTTGTGAACTCAAAATCCGTAGTATGTCAGAAAGGATTAAGGACCTAATATTAATGTGCTGTGTTAAAATCCAACACAAAGGCCAAAGGCGCCCAATGCAATTTTAGGGCcttaaaactcttttttttttcaaattcaatttcaagtcatttcTTATGTGGTAGTATAGTGAAGTAAATGGCAATATTGTGCCGATTGttttattcagaatatttctgaTTTCAATGCTCTAAAACTGCATTGGGTGCCTTTAAAACATTATGGACGTCTGATGGCTGTTTTTGTTCTACACGTACGTTTCATATAAGTACAAAGTTTCTTGACCAGATGAATATGGAACTGTCGCAGCATTCACATCATTTACCTCACGTATCTCGTCGTCAAAGAAGTCGCTCTTCTCGGGCCGCCCGTTACAGACGACGACTTCTCCCCCGCGGACGTAGCTCCGCGCCGCGCGCTGGTCAGCAGGCCTGCCCCGGTCCAGACGCAGCGCCGCCCGAAAGCTCTCGCGAAACTTCTGGCTCATGAAGGCGTACAGGATGGGGTTGACGCAGCTGTTCACGTACGACATAGCCATGGCCGCCTGGAACACCACCATGACCCACAGCGCCTCTGGTATGGTCGTGGCCAGGGCGGCCACCAGCTGACACAGGCGGTACGGTAGCCAGCATAGCACGAACGTTACGATCATGGCAGTCACGGTTCTGGTTACCTTCACCCGCATCCTGACGGACACTCTGGACACCGCGGTGTGTGCCGACGTGTTCTGTTTAAGGTGACGGACCACCATCAGGTAGGAAATACTGATCACGGTCAGGGGGACCACGAAGCCGATGACGAAGGTATAGTACGTGAAGGCCTTGTGCCAGAAGAATGGATTGTCGGCAGGCCAATTGAATCTGCAGTCGTAGTTTCCTCCTGGTAGAGGGGCGGTGTCGCTGACTACGATGACGGGGATGGTCACCAGGATGGCCGCTACCCACACGGACAGGCTGACCATGAGCGCCACCTTCGGCCGGCGGAGGTGGGCATGGCTGTGGGAGCAGACGATGGTCAGGTAGCGGTCCACGCTCAGCACGGCCAGGTTAAACACGCTGTTGAACATGTTCATGGCGTCCGTCGATAGGACGATCTTGCACATGGCTCTCCCGAACACCCATCTCTGCATGGAGGAGGATGCTGTGATGAAGGGCACCCCGAGCATGAAGAGAATGTCGGCCAAAGCCAGGTTCAGCACGTAAAAATTCGAAGCGTTCTTCATCTTCGTGAATCCCAACAACATGTAAATCACTAACGAATTCCCGACAAGACCCACCACGGTCACTATTCCGTACACCGTAGGCACTAGGATTTTCGTGATGATATCCGAGGCGAAATGCAGCTCGTATTGCAAGTCCGTTCCGTTCAGAGACGTCCAGTTCACCGCCGACACGTTCATGTTGACGCGGAGTTTCTGACACGAGCCGAGTATAATGTTAGTTTTTGTCGTTCCCACGTTTATGGGTGACAACGAAGACCGTAGATCTTACAATACAGCCCGGGCATGTCGTCGCCTACTCGTAGCGTTTCCTGTAACAGATCAGTCTTGTCTTGCCTCAGGAGATGTTGATAGAGACCACATGTTATAATCGTCTTGCAGGGTTGACGTCTCCCAGGGTGAAAACTGAGTGCGCTACGGTTCCTTGCGCCTGACTGGAAGAGGAGATCACTAATAGGCCTGCCAGTCATCATGCAAAGGAGACTGGGGCACCAATAGAAACTTTCATCGAACCGTTCACTGACGAGCTGGATAAAGACCCACCGTGTTTACACCGAGCTCTTCATTGGTTGGCCTTGGATAGAGTGACTGATGTTGTGGTTTGCGTGAGTGTATCACTACCCTCCACCCCCACACTATCATTCTAAAGGACCGATTATCTTGTCTGTTTCTGCGCATTCCTCTTTCAAAACGATGGTGGAGGGGCATCAGAAATTCAAGGATAAGAACTGGAATTTCTTCGTACCGAACTACATTTTCCGCCAGACAGCTAAAATCCTTCCCATCACTGTTTCAATCGTTCGCCGTGATGCCGTTCTCCGTGAAGCGTTGGATATTACCATGGCTGGAGTCCAAGAGCTACACCGTTTTCATGCACAACACAAGAGTTGTCTTTGTAAAAGTGCCGATGGGATTTTATATTGCTTTTTCGTAAGTCACGAATCTCCAACTCTGTACAAATAGATTGTTGGTCATTTACCACTTTAAGATATTACATCGTCAAAATGAGAATGTGTTGGCGGGACACTATATTGCTTTTTTCGCAAGGCACGATTGCCCAAATGCCATTTGCACACTCAGATAGACTTACTTACATCTTTATTTTCATCTTTAGCACGCTGAAGTAGCCGTTTGGTTTCCGATTTGTTCCATCACTTTTGCTTCAGTGCCCCTTTCATttgaacatcatcatcatttcaggCAAGCCGCGAGTCGCCAGACGTTGTAAATGGGAAacgtttcagcaccaaggagaggactCATTTGTTATTCACCTCGCGTATCTCGCCTAAGCGCGCACTGAACCACGAAACAGTTCTCATGAAAGGGGTTACTCCTCACTAAAGCTAGAGTCTGCAAACGATTCGATGCTATTCAAATGCCAATATAGAAAATGTGTGTTGGCGTATACTAGATACACATACCAGATGAGTGTTGAGTTGTATTTGTATAGACCATAAAAAGATCAATTTATCAACTCATACATATAGGCTACGTCTAGCAAACTCGAGTTGTATGATTAAACGTTTGTCTACCAGTGATAAATGAAAGACTCGGTGTATACTAGATACATATCCCACAAGATTGCTGGAGTGTATTTGTATAGACTCTAAAAAGATcaatttttcaacttctacagTGGGTACCAGTGATACATGGAAGTCTCGGGGTTACTGTTCAAACGTGTGGTTGTCACCGAAACACCCAGTTATATCGACCAAAAATGACTAATGGTGCTCTGGGGTTTTACAACTAACTACATCTGTTCCCATCTTGGACGAAGCCGTGTCTGCGCTTAgttttgaaatacttttaaTCAGTTCTGCAAGAAAAATCCATACAACTTTGTTCTGTATGGTATGGCCGCGATTTCTTTGGAATCTGATCAAACTGCGAaagttttagttttatttttttggcaaaGACAGCTTGCTTTTATGGGTATCAATCTTAACTCATGATCATAACTAAGGCTTATGTTCGTTCGTAGCTGTTCTCCCTATCCATGCCCACACTTTCTGATGATGCTGTCTTCTGAGTTCTGCGCTTAgttttgaaatacttttaaTCATGTCTGCAAGAAAAATCTATACAATTTTGTTCTATAAGACAGTAAGTTATGAAAACTTCTTtggaatacattttgtatgatcaAACTGTGAAGGTTTTTTCAGAATCTCATGGAAACCGACCGCAATGCCAATCCCAACTCATAGCTAAGGCTTATGTTCTTAGCTATCAGTAATTCCCTATCCATTTCTACTCACTATCAGCCAAACTGTTGTCGAatacacggcacgaaaaacggtatttaaggatgctgaaacgatgcgtaatgttgacgtattttcctcctttacggatctatacaccacttatacgagtacgtaaatattgcctttaagtggtctttctgtaggtccgtgttagtccttattttccggttttcccgttgtctttcagcagcttaaagatgtcgtaaatgatttttaaaacccccttaaaacttgtttaaagttcacgtttattttatctaaagcctctttacgtctcatatacaattgcattaagtggattataacgtgtgttttagtgccttttcagcagcttaaagttgccttaaatacttattaaaacgcccttaagacatgtttaaacttcacgtttatttgatctaaagcctctttacgtctcatatacgtgtacattggattataacgtgtgtttaggtgccttttcagcagtttaaagttgccataaatatctattaaaacgcccttaagatatgtttaaacttcacgtatatttgatctaaagcctatttacgtctcatatacgtgtgcattaagtggattataacgtgtgtttagctgccttttcagcatcttaaatttgccataaatacctattataacgcccttaagacttgtttaaacttcacgtttatttgatctaaagcctatttacgtctcatatacgtgttcattaagtggattataacgtgtgtttaagtgccttttcagcagcttaaatttgccataaatacttattaaaacgcccttaagacatgtttaaacttcacgtttatttgatctaaagcctatttacgtctcatatacgtgtgaattaagaggatttaatgtgtctatatttttctttttagcagcttaaagttgtcataaatacgtatcaaaacacccttaagacatgtttaaagttccctctgtacgtctcatatacgtgtgcattaaggtgtggataagtgccattttaagagagtaatcattagcacatttcaaagcaagaaaatacaatgaatgaaactttaaaattttattgaattacgagaaaatattacatggaaaagtaaaaaaaacctacagcctactaggtatttgtggcctttcattctgatgtagtcggcagttgaaacaatatcacaacggttgcgcaattccgtgcagcagtccacagtcccatttccagtgtcgggtgaagcgtctcggcgtaagttaaaaagagcacacatgtacagttccatctggtcaccacaggaataagaatccggtaagatctagagtatcctagagtagtggccgatatgactcgtgttgttggatggtcctggattctgtgaacgcgaaacatgttcagcttgcagtgtcggcttctattaatccggatggtgcaagggccgtgatttccattctgtgtcgatttccaacaacaacagcttgtacagaatgatagccacctcgtatctttgagtcaaattccgtcaccgggggtcctaggcggtaaaagcggtgtcacggccacaacttgcgggctagagcaggcccaaactttcttcaatacttctcttcaaaaatgaacgcctggaaaataaccgctccttgtcgtacgtatggcccgtaaatttgaaccccccactcttttctgccattggatacatcctatcacatgacacagctgtgccacagacggaccaaggaagttcaacctccttggacggacggaggcgtgcgccccatggcgagtacgaaataacgctgaataaatttacatcttgcctgcccaaacaaacacgagcaacacgagaagacaccgcctgtgtgcacaaactgt
Protein-coding regions in this window:
- the LOC118432035 gene encoding somatostatin receptor type 4-like, with amino-acid sequence MLLGFTKMKNASNFYVLNLALADILFMLGVPFITASSSMQRWVFGRAMCKIVLSTDAMNMFNSVFNLAVLSVDRYLTIVCSHSHAHLRRPKVALMVSLSVWVAAILVTIPVIVVSDTAPLPGGNYDCRFNWPADNPFFWHKAFTYYTFVIGFVVPLTVISISYLMVVRHLKQNTSAHTAVSRVSVRMRVKVTRTVTAMIVTFVLCWLPYRLCQLVAALATTIPEALWVMVVFQAAMAMSYVNSCVNPILYAFMSQKFRESFRAALRLDRGRPADQRAARSYVRGGEVVVCNGRPEKSDFFDDEIREVNDVNAATVPYSSGQETLYLYETYV